The Nyctibius grandis isolate bNycGra1 chromosome 14, bNycGra1.pri, whole genome shotgun sequence genome segment AATTATTCAAGAGAATTAATGTCATACCGATAGCCCCTCAGGGAGTGTGTATTTCTTATTAGTATCTTGTTCGGTCTCTGCTCCATCTCTGAGCgtttttttctcagaatagACTGACGTGAAGAGGCGAGGCTGGAATAAgtccagctgctgcagtttcTCTGGGTCCTGGGTCAGCGTGGCTGAAAACAGCAGTTTCTGTAAGGGTATCTGAGGATAGCAGGAGCTGAAATAAACAGCACACAGAAGCTGAGCTCTGAGGATGAGGCAAAGGAGTTCCTCCACAAATGCCTTCAGATGATGTTATGAGGAAAGCAATTAACTCTTTTTGATACTCTCTTCCTGCTCTGTGCCTTTCCTGTAGGTTCTTTTCCACCCTTGTTTTATGGTGGAGTTCACAGGCAGAACTGATCAGCACTCTCAACCAGCTGCACAACACACATCCATTACCCCTCCACACATCCTTGCATCCTAGTTATCCGTGTCCTCATTTTAGTTGCTTCCTTCCTTGGTCGCTGATTTCAGTTTCTAACACACCTCTACCATCCATGCTGtatgaaaacagcagctgcagataAGACAGTTCCCAGAGTTTTCCTTCAAATCCATTACTCAGCTTGCCAGAGGGCATTACTATAGTTACTGTACAAATGAATCACAGACTTACAATATCTGCATTCTTTTGATGCTCCTTTAGTCTAGTTAAGGAAAGCTTGGAGAATACAATACCTAAGCTTCAGTCTAAAAGACATCCTCTAGTATCAGCTGTTCACTACCTGCTCTTTCAGGCTTTGAAAAAGCAGTTGCCTTACTTCGGCGGACATTTCTCAGAGTAAGCAAGCTTTGGGAGTGCCTGTGAGGGAGGACTGTGAAGCAGGCAGTGGCATCTAAGTGCTGGTGTCTGTGCTACCAGttcaaagaaatgcatttgGCAACTTACCTGGCTGCTGTTACAGGCCCTGGTTTGGTCCTCTGAAAAAGCATATTGGAGCCAGAGTCATTTTCTACTTGGAATGCAGCTTTGACAATTTGGTTCAGACAGTTCTGGTGCATGTCGTCGATCATACGGTCAGCTTCATCTACAATCTGAATTCACAAGGACAAAAAACACTATTTGTTAAATACTGTCTAGTGTTaggcagcttttattttccttttgtaataTTATCATTATCAAATGAAGGCAGAAGTTTCTACCccaaaactgaattttgcttttatttcagtaactcAGTAGCTAGCGTGACATTCAAACTACACACACATTCATTTGCACGTAAATCCAAGCCATGCTCTGAATAAGAGATAAAAGTCTCCACAATCCTAAATAAGATTGCAACTATGTCTCTGCACAGGCTGCCACATGGTAGAAGCTACTACATTCTGACTATTTAACCTGACCTTGACTGATAAGGTTTTTCTCTGAGTTTGTGTTTGCAAGAGGCTAAGACAGAAGGGGAAGTGGATGGTGGATGCTTGGGTGTCACGAGTTGGAATAAAACACCTCATCTTGAGACCACTGCCTGAGCAATCTGGAGCATAGACTAGGCCCATACAACAGTTCCAACAGAGATGTATTTATGTACCATgcaagaacaaagcagaaattacAGCTGTAATGGACCCTGCACTAAGATAGGAGAGCTGTGGAGCTGACTCACCAGGAAGCGAAGCTGCGTCAGGCTGAACCCCGGGGTCTGGTTAATGTGATCTGTGAGCCGCCCTGGTGTAGCCACAATAATATCAGCCAGGCTGCAGTAGCCTGTCACTCTGAAAGAACAAGCAGCCCATCAGCACGTTTCTCCCTACAGCATAAAACATGCAACAGAGATCCTTGGTCAGCAGACCTTAAGATTTTCCTACTCTTCAATTAactgagaaataataaaattcaaagaTGCACTTTACTCTGGAGAGCATGCAAAGGCAGTGCTGGACACTAAACACTATTCTCCATTGTACTGCctcattttaaacagaaagtgtTGTTCTTCATTGCtcttaaaaaaagcttaattgCAGCAAAATCCCATAACAATCATTTGTACCTGCAGGTATAAGGTAAATGTTTGCATTCTACTCAGCTGGTCAAGAACCCCCAGAATGTAGTAAAACAACAATCACAAAAAAGGGGTGGCAGCAGGCACTTTGACAAAGACAGAACAACCAGTGTCTAGCATATAAGCACACTATCCAAAATCATTATTGCATGATGGTGTGATGCAACAGCCTATATTTTGACCTCTGCTTACTGAGATTAAATAGTTTACAACCTCTACAAACCTTATCAAAAGGCCTTTTTACCTACTTTTTCTGGACAAGCATCTCCTGCTCCTTTGCAAAAGATTTCTGGCCAGTAATCAAAATGACCTTCAGACCTGTCCCGTCAGTGTAAATGTTGAACACTTTACTCACCTGCAAAGAGACAGGCTTTGTTAGCCACaacaaaatcagttaaaataaTACTTTCCATTAGGCTAACATCAAATCCCCTGACAGGTTTTCAGCCTGCTTCACAGAACAACCAAGCAAAGTATTGACTGCACCAGCCTTTGTCTTGGTCCAATTCTGCTCAGAGAGAAGGCGAGGAGCCACATACCTGTTGTGCCAGTTCTTTGGTGGGCAGAACAACCAGAGCTCGTACTTGGCACACTACTCGATCCAGTAGAACCTGCCAAAACAAAGGCCAAATTAGTCCCTGAAAGcagtggggagagaagggggtTCTTGTATCTGACCTAGTGAGAAGAGATGGGCTTGACACATCCTCACGgagttttgtttccattttactccCCTTCACACCCCCAATTCCTCATGCTATGCCTGTTGTCTGAGAAAAGGAGTGGGATGCTGAGATGAAGGGGACTcacacagctccctcagacaGCTCTGAGCTAAGaatctgctgctttgcagccaCAAATTCCTTGGCTTTTTGACCTGCTTCTAAGTTCAGGTTTCgctcaaaaaaaatcaaccccaGCATTTTCCCTATAGATATTTCACTGGGGGTAAACTCACCTGCACTATGGGTATGACAAAAGACAGGGTTTTACCACTGCCAGTAGGTGCAGAGACGCAGATGTCTTTGGGGCGGTATCCTCCCTGCCCCATCAAATACCCATTGGACGCACTCTGTAGAATAGCAGGAATCACCTGTGCCTGAACTgaacaaaaatggaaacaagcaTTAGCTACACAGTTAACTGGGATAAACCCAGTGTAGCCAGAAAGGCAGGTATATACAATAAATCTGTTTCCACATCTGTGCTGTTGTTGTTACAGGCCtaggagaggaagaaatcaAACCCAGTTGTTAACAGAGACGCTATCTGGCTTTACTCGATTCTTCTTGACTCACAAGAGCTTAGCACTGAATACAGATATTTCCCTCTCCAAGAATTCAGCTATTTCTAGCGCTCAGCTAGGATGTTGCTGTGTTAAATATTGTCTTCCACTCATATCTGCTTTCTTGTTCTCATGTTAGGATAGCACTGGGCAGTTTTAAAACCTATAAATACTTGTCTGTAAGCATCCTTTCATTGAAATACAAACTACTCTTACATAAACACAGAATATGCAACACGGCAACGCAGCCTTATCTGCCAAGGAGCAAAACGCACAACTCCTGTAGGCTTTGGAGTAAGTCAAGCTCGCTGCAGGAGAGTACTCAAGGACTGACGCAAACAGTCCTGTACAGACCACTGCTCTGGCTATCGTGCACGaactctctcctttccctgcccCATGACAAGCCCTGACAAACTGGCCAGCTTTGGTTTATCTACAAGGTTTAGCAGCAAGGGGATCTAGCTCCACGATAAGACCATACTCAGTGACGCATATGACATATGACTTCAGTGCACACCATCTCTGCCAGACAGAGCATGACATTGCTCGATTTATCTACTACCAACTGCCATAAGCTGCACTTGATTtacaagaaaacacaagaagTTGCTATCAGCAACCTGCTAAGATCTCCCAGAACAAAATAAGCAATAGCATTTATATTAAAACGTAATGAAACAGcataattaaaaagagaagacacaTGCTGGCTTTCCAATGTAACCTTGGTGAGTCTCTGATAGTCTAACCCTCCAGGCTCAGCTGGACCAAGAAATTGGCTGAGGGTCAGAGATCTCACCTTCTTCTTCTTATCCCTGCTTCCAGCTGTGCTTTCTCCTTATTTATGAGCTGGCCTACTTACTGTACTTGACTGCAAAACTggtaaaataatggaaaatcaacagcttttttttgcttgaacagttttctgctgctttaatGTGTTGAACAGGTTCCTAGAGAGGTCTGATTAGaagcagagacagcagaaagGAACTTAAAGCACATGCCTGGCATAAGGGGGAAAATGGGAGGACACAAGAAAGACCTCCCTCTTTTGGCAGCTGTGAGCTATTACTTCAAGCCACCATATTTTGTGAAGCTGCATTTATGACTAGATGACAGACTTCAATTACTCAGCCTACATAAAGCTTTGAAAGTGAAGCGTTAAAACTGGTACAATCACTTTGATGCATTAAACTTGGGTTTGTTCTATATTTTACTTCGCTGACTACATAAAATATACAGCAACAGACTGCAGGAACTACGTAAGTCAGTTTAGGAAGACGCAAAAGCAGTATCAAGGTACCTGGAAAAAAGGTCTCTATCCCATTCATTTGCAGCTTTTTCAACAGCCTGGGATGAATTCCTGGGACATCTCCGATTGGAATTAGATTATCTTTGATACGTTTCTGCACTAGCTTGGGCTGAGCAAGCCACTGTGGTAAGAAGGGCTGAACCTGAGGTGAGGGACAGGAGAATAACAAAGTGTTTCTGCTGTCAAACAGGCAATGCCATACATAAAGTAAGCTGGTAACATGCATGTTCCTTTCTGACTATCATCAAAATTCAGTCAGGCTAGTTACCTTCTGCACTGGCTTTCTGTCGTAGTCTCCAAGAACCATCAAGCTGGAGGGTGGAGGATTTGCCTCTTCCTCCAAGGCTGCTAAGGACAGCTCCTCCTTTgtgctttcatttccttcagtACTTCCACTGTTCTCTTTCTGCCTTGTTTCAGCTCCCTCTGTTTCCTcatccctcttcttccttttagaAGACTTACTGttaaagctgcttctgttttcctgttgtttGATATCTTCTTCAGAATCTGGAATTTGGATAACAGGAATACAAAGCTACAGGTCAGAACATGCTACAGAAAAGGGATGCAGGGAACATTTTACAATGTAGGACTTAAGCAACAACTTGCAAGctcctcttttttcctaaatccAAGTGCAAAAGCCCAACACTCCTTCATTGGTATGGAGGCAACTGAAGACTGAGGTGATAtgcttcccttcttccctcacCCTAAACTGATCCTCAAAGTTTGCAGTACAGGGCTTTCCcctaaaaaaagaattactttGGGAACACataaagcagaggaaaacaaaatttaccATCAGCTAAATTCAGCAAATTACTCAAAGGGCAACTGGCGTCTACTTCTCTGTTGAGAACTGTCAACCACGATGACCTGAAATCCCACGGCCTCAATTTATCATTACCTGCTTCATTCCTCTCCTGAGGCACTTTcgattttcttctattttctttcttcttcttcgaCGGAATGCTGCCATCTGCTGCCTCCTCAGCATCCGCCCTCTCTTCAGAAGGGCTGCgaggctgtttcttctttaGCTTCTTCTGCCCTTGCGCACAGGACTGCTCTTCGCTCtcccccttcctctttcttcttccctccccggGTTCACCCCCGGGGCCGGCTCCTCCGGACAGCTCACCTTCCCCTCCCTCGGGCTGtgcctcctgctgcttcttcagctgCCGGGCCTTCGCCTGCTGCCGCAGCCGCTCCAGCAGGACCCGAGCCCGCTCCTCCGCCTcggccccctcctcctcctcctgctccccgcCGTACCTGAAACAGCCCAGACAAAACCTCCTCAGGAACAACCCGCCCGCACCAGGCCCCGTCCGCCCAGACACCCTCCGCTCGAGTCCCTGCCGCGGGGGGACGCCGGAGCGTAgctcccggggcgggggagaggccggggctggggagaggccGGGCAGGAAagaggccggggctgggggtACCTGTTGATGCAGAAGAGCGCCatggccgcgccgcgccgctcTGAGCGCACGGAGATGACGTCAGCCGAGCCCGCGCGACGGAAGGCGCCAGAAGGCGCGGGGGCGGGCGCGCGCCGCCTGGCGGcaggggaggggcggggccgcgcgCGCCTGAGGGGAGGGCGGCTGGGCGGGAACGGGCGGCggagggggctgagggggggagAGCCTCAGCGGCAGCACCCCCGGCCGAGGCCCAGCAGCGCACAGCATCGCCGCGGGGACAGGCTTCCCGCAGCATCCACaggccccccagccctgcccgcctGAAGGGAGCAGCACAAGCCGTGCGCATGGCAGCGTTTTGACTCCGTGAGTGGGAGCACTCCCTCCTTGCCCCCGTGCGGCTGGCACAGTGTTAGAGAAAAACCTCCATGAAGGAGCAGGCACAGGGCAGGCCCAAGGACTCCTTCCTCTGtggcaagaggacacagccaaaaaaacaaccccaaaactcACAACAACAAGAAGCCCTGAAGGCACCTACAGCCTCTGGAGCCcagcaaggtaaaaaaaaaaaaaaaaaaaaaaaaaaaaaaaaaaaaaaaaatcaccttggaGTGGTGTCAGGCACCTGCCACTCAAATCATACTGTGAAATACCATGTCTGAGAAAGTGAAACACACCCAAAGtgttccttttgtttgcttcatCAATCAGAGTGAGAGAGATGTTGCTGTTTGCCCAACTCCCATGCCCCAGCCTGCCAAAGCCTACACCAGACAGCTTACTTCTAAATCTTTATTGGTTTTctacacagagaaaacagaggaatGTTGAAGCAGTAATATTGAAACACGCTAGCAGGGAGCCATCAATCTGAGAGAGCACAAAATGCAACACAGGGCCATTTGTGCGGTGGTCTCTGCTAAGGGGCAGGATGAGGGGAGGTCCAGGAGCAGCCTCTTCAGACAGGCGGCAGAGCTCTACGCAAAGGTGGAGCCATTCCAGCCCACATTGGCAGCGTTCATGTCAAAGTAGTTGATGTACACCCTGCAGAAGAGGCACAGGAAGACACAATGACCTTATTAACTCATTTATATAAGTAATGAGTGAGACAGGGCAACAGGACAGGGGGCAGTGCCTCCCATTCCTCAGAAGAAATTTCAAGCTTCTTTTTTACTGAAATCTAGCTAACTTCTCTGATGGAGCCTCCAAACAGTCAATATTCCTCGGAGTCCCTGgaattgtactttttttcttttttaaaatacaaactctACTTCAGTCGGGGACTGTCCAGACACTGGACAGCTTTTGGTTAGCAGCCTGTCAAGAATTTCCGGAGATCAAAACCTTTTGTTTTTgagggctgcagtccttcacaCATGTCAAACAGACAGGCAGCCTTACGAAAGCCAAGCAGGCCCTCGGGGCCAGCTCTGCACttctcccttccaaccccagcacGTCAGTGGCAGCAGGTTGTCCCcatccttccctgctgcacGCAGACACTCTCCCAAGGCTCCGCAGCCTGTGAGGGAACGGTTCATAGCCTGCTGGtttcctctttgtctttcaGCTCCAGCTCGTTACTGCTCCTCCCTTGTGCTCTCAGCCTCCCATCACCAGCAGACATCACAcctcagcagcagaaaacacacTGTACAACTTGTCAGTCCTCTGGGAGTTTTCCCTACTCTGAGAACAGGACACCATTTAACAGAGGACTCAAGGGAAAGACGTAGGCATCAAACTCTTAGCTGGACATGAAAAATGCTGCAGATGACCACTTTGTATTTTCTCAAACACATGGACTTATTCCtggctttttgcatttttaaataaacttttcaaaCCCGTTTCAGAAAGCCAACATCATGTCCCAGCCTTACCTGTCTGCAGATACATGCAAGTGCTTAGAGATCATATCGCACAGGAGCTTGGTGTAAGTCTTGTTCTGCTGCCCTCCTATTTTGCCGATGCTGTAAAGGCTGCAGAGCGCGCAGGGATCGGTGGAGCCCCCGAAGGACATCATCTGATCAGGTATGATGTGCACAGCGATGTACTGTGGTAAGAGAACAAACGGTTATTGGGTATCTCACCTTCCCTCTCCTGATACAACCTTGCTTTAGGCACTAACTTCACACAGCGCAGTTGTGTGCTGCGCCGTGGCCCACACAGCTCACGCCCTTCCGAGGCTCAGGCGCTGCAGCCCACATGGGTGGCACAGCAGCGCGCTGCGGGGATCCCCCGAGCCTGGCTCCCAGCTTGAGGAACGATGGTTGTGTTTGTGCAAAGCTGCAGGCGAGATGGGTACGCCTTGCCACAGCACCACGGCTGCACAGGGCAGAGCACACGGCTGGAGATAAAGGCTGTATAACTGTATGTGCGTGCCAGAATTCACACCCTCAAATCACTGACTGAGCCCTGGGCCTGTCTAAGAGCCTGTCTGCGATTCAGCCTTATCGGGCTTTGACTTcgcaggctgcagcagcacgGCCCGAGAGGGGCTGCATCCCTCCACGGGACAGCCGGGAGCTCCCGTACCCCTCACAGCGCTTTGCCACAGACTCGCCGGCCCTGCAGccaccagccccttcccccCAAGGTGTCGCTGGCCCAGCGCCGCGGCTGGAATCCCGGCGCCCGGGCGCACGCACAGACAAGCCTCCGCCGTTGTAGCCATTCGAGCACCGAGGTTCCTGCAGCTCAGGCTACTGCTCCGGGCGGCCGGGCCGATGGCCCCCGGCAGCCGCCGGGCCTAGGGCCGGGCAAGCAGCGCAGACGGAGGCGGCGGGACACCGCCCGCCGCGCCTCAGCTCCCTCGGCGgctgccgggggcggggggaggaacGGGCCCTTTCCCCCGGAGCAGCGGGGCCCGCGGTCACGTTGGGCCCGCAGACACTCCCCTCGGCCGCCGCGACCCCTCCGCCCCGGGCGGACGAGAGAGCGGCCGCAGCCCCGCGGCCTCCCCTcagcgccggggccgccgccccTCCGCCGGGCGCCGCGCACGTGCTCGCCCCGCTCCCAGcgcagccccgccggccccATCCCGGGGcggcccccgctccccccgggcCGCGGCCCTCCGCCTCCGGGAgcaccggccccgccgcccgccctcaCCTGCGCGGGCTTGCCGGTGGCCTTGGCCAGCTGCTGGGTGAGGTCGCCCAGCAGGCTGTCGGGCACGGCGTCCTTGCAGACGTTGGTCTGGATGGCGAACATGGGCATGGTGGCGGCGACGGGGGGCGGTGGGACCGGTGGCGGCAGCGGAGCGGAGCGAGCGGCGGCGCAGTGGgacggggcggcggcggcggcggtttTAGTGCGCGCGGGGCCGCGCCGGCCTTAAAGGGGCcgcgcccggcggggcgggggagggagcGGCGAGGCAGGCTGCCGCCCCAATCTGCTGCCCTCGCTGCGGCCTGCGGCTTCCCTCCGGCGGCAGCGGCCCGGCCAGAGCTCTGCCCCTTTTCCGCCGTTATTCGTTTGCTTTGTTACTACTATGGAGCATTTTTTGAGGGTGTGTTGCAGGCTCCTCCCTGGGAGCGAGCCCTGCCGCGCTGGGCAGCTCATACATAACCGGGTACTAGCGCATGCGGTACCACGGCTGCAGCGCCCACTCTGGCttttgcaggatcagggccaAAAAGGGCTACAGGCCCTAGCTTGGCAGTTGCAAAAAGGGATACTAGTCCTGGCTCTGAAGggagttttcttcttttgcaaaataaaggcagatttgtacatttttgttttaattttatgcgTAGTTTTAATGCAGTGTAAGCTGAAATGTCCGACTTGCTGGCATCTTAATTATTCTGTAAGGTTTTTCGGTCAAATTGAAACGGATCTATTACTCCTCAGCGTCCTCATTTTTATATCATATTTTTCTACTTGGAAAAAGGCAgaactgatcttttttttttttgcttagaaatGAAATGGTGCGTGTCTATTCGGAGGTGAGAGGCAGCCTGAGATGAGCCTTCTGCTGGGCTGTGTGATGCGATGCACGTAGGCTGCAGAGGGCACGGCTCCCCACCCTGCCTCTTACGCTGCCCTGACTGCGGCgcagctctctgctgtgctgcttgaGATGActcacaggaaagctgaagaggatCAGGCCCTGAGCCCTCTCCACACAGACATTTTACACACAGGAATCGAGCATGCGTTAATTTTTAACAAAGTAAGTCCGGGCACTGCTGCTGCTAGAAAGCTTGACCATACAGACGTTACATGTGCGAACACACATAGCCCTGAACAAAGAATAAGGGATGGTATCGTATGGGAATGCTTTGGACTGGCCCAGGCTGTAGCATTGAGAACTAGCAGGACTGGAGCACTTATTTTTTTAGTGATTAACAATGCTATTAAGAACTGACATCCTCAGCTCCTTGCCATTGCATAGTGCCACTTATTCCTCCCACCTTCCTGCCTCCCAGAGTAGTTGCATGGAGGTAGGGTGGGAATTCTGGCAGCGCAGGGAGAAAAGCTGGAGAGCAATGTCACCACTGGTGTGCCCGCTCTGTGGCCTGTCAGGCCCAAAGTGATAGACCCTGACCATGCTGCCATGCAATGGAAAGACATCTAcaatttcattctcttttgcCCCCTTGACTAAGGAAGAAGCAGTGCATATGTTTTCATAGCTTCTAAAGATGCATTTTCAGAAGTTAACCAAATACCAGCGTGTATGTATGCACCCCTCCCTCACATGATTGCTCCAGACTCATGCATTCACAATACATTTTCTGGATGTACAgcatctgttttaaaacacaattgCTTGTGATGAAAATAAGAACAATGAAGAAACGTGTCTAAGAGCAAAAAACTGAAAggtaaaatgttttacagaaatatacCAAAGAACATTCTAATGATGTGCcagagacagaggcaaagaaagctTTTACATTCCCTATTAGGGGGTAGAAGGATTATTAGCAAGTAGAGGTGGTCTTAGTCGTACTTGTGCTATGACGTACCTTAGGAACACACATTTCAGGGTTTGGATGCTCTGAGAATAACTCTGAAGGCATCTAGCACAGAAAGGCTTCAGAAGAGATGTGGGGCAGGCTGAAGCCTTTCCTGGAGGCTGACTGCAAATAGCAGCACTGGGGCATTCATGGGTTGCAATTATACATGCCCACCTGCATCACAGTCAAAGCCTGAGGACACAGCAACTGGACCAGGAGAACATCAGAGAATGCTGGTGCTCTGGCTCCACGAACAGGCAAAGGCAGCGTTCTTTGAGCAGGTGGCTCTATGAAGAAGGCAGATTGATTTATGGAGAAGGAAACTGCTTCCCCATGGTAGGTCCTGCTGTGTGTTCTCCACAAGCAATTCTGCCAAAAGACTACCTACCTCATGCTGT includes the following:
- the DDX51 gene encoding ATP-dependent RNA helicase DDX51, with amino-acid sequence MALFCINRYGGEQEEEEGAEAEERARVLLERLRQQAKARQLKKQQEAQPEGGEGELSGGAGPGGEPGEGRRKRKGESEEQSCAQGQKKLKKKQPRSPSEERADAEEAADGSIPSKKKKENRRKSKVPQERNEADSEEDIKQQENRSSFNSKSSKRKKRDEETEGAETRQKENSGSTEGNESTKEELSLAALEEEANPPPSSLMVLGDYDRKPVQKVQPFLPQWLAQPKLVQKRIKDNLIPIGDVPGIHPRLLKKLQMNGIETFFPVQAQVIPAILQSASNGYLMGQGGYRPKDICVSAPTGSGKTLSFVIPIVQVLLDRVVCQVRALVVLPTKELAQQVSKVFNIYTDGTGLKVILITGQKSFAKEQEMLVQKKVTGYCSLADIIVATPGRLTDHINQTPGFSLTQLRFLIVDEADRMIDDMHQNCLNQIVKAAFQVENDSGSNMLFQRTKPGPVTAASSCYPQIPLQKLLFSATLTQDPEKLQQLDLFQPRLFTSVYSEKKTLRDGAETEQDTNKKYTLPEGLSQCYVPCDLNSKPLLLLHFMLTMKFTRVLCFTNSREASHRLFLLVQAFGGVTVAEFSSRLAPNERRRTMKEFEQGKIQLLISTDATARGIDVKGVNYVINYDAPQFIRTYIHRVGRTARAGKAGVAFSLVLRIQERRFLRMLKDAGIQDIKKHPVKGNALKPLVQRYEEALCKLEKTVKNERAQKRA
- the LOC137670135 gene encoding macrophage migration inhibitory factor — protein: MPMFAIQTNVCKDAVPDSLLGDLTQQLAKATGKPAQYIAVHIIPDQMMSFGGSTDPCALCSLYSIGKIGGQQNKTYTKLLCDMISKHLHVSADRVYINYFDMNAANVGWNGSTFA